GGTGATGTGAGAGGAAACCAGCACACAGCTGTTTCAGTCATGAGTGATGGCTTTCTTTCTTGCAGCCTCGTCCCGCCCTCACAGTCTCACAAAGTGGGCTAAGCGGGTCGGCAGGGCCGCGCACTCCCAGCATCATTAAGGTCCCAAGCTCCCTCACCCTGATGTCCCCTCGTCCGGGGACCCCATCGCAGCCATCTCCCCCTGCAACAAAATACATCGTCATGGCAACCAGTGCAGGAGCCGCCTCAACTCAGCAGGTAGGCCTTATTTCTTGTAAAGTACCTTCACGTGCCTATATAAAATGTTACAATCAAAATAtaaatttttaaaaatatatttaaatctgataaataaaaatgacaaataaagacatgaaagtCTATACTTTTCAGTACTTATTGTCATTAGAGTGATTGGTGTGAAACAGGTCTCAAAGTTCATTTTCTGTCTATAGAAGCCAGACCTCACAGTATGAATTTACTTCTGTCCCTTTATCTTCCCTCCAGGTAATCACCATCAGCTCTTCCCAGTCAGCCTCACCGGTCACTAGCACAGTTCCCAGCGCCCCTTCAACCTTGCAGCCTCTGGTAAAACTGGAGCCTGGTGGTGGACCTGGACTGACCGCTTCACGACCTCTGCAGAAGTACATAGTGGTATCTCTGCCCTcgtctgcctcttcctctttggAGACTAAGAGCTCTGTGCTACCAACCTCTATTTCCTCTACCCCAGTAGAAGCAGGGTTGAAGCTAGACAGGTCCGAGTCTCCTGGAGCGAGCACGCAGTCGCCACACTGAGACTTACATATGTAgtggaggttttgtttttttttgaccaTGTTGGTGCAGCTGAACACACAAGGATGTTTGTTTGGGCTGAACTTGAAGGGGTAAACTGTGCAGTGGTATGAAGGGGAATATCTGAACTCTTGACTGATAAAGAGCAAATGTGACATTGTAAATATGTTAATGCCCAATGAAAACTGAGGTCCATTTGTGAGATCTGTAACGTTTCAGCTTATATTCTAATTGatttcatgttcttttttttactctaaaataaatcagattttGTATGAAATTCTTTAtctggaagtgattttctgtttccatTTGAATTTTTAAGAAAAAGGCTTTGGTTTTTTAAGAAAAaggcttgggggggggggggggggggagtattTGAGTAAAAGAGAGGGTTACGTTCTACCTCCTGGTCCTGTCAGTGGGCTGCCAAACTTCCAGAAGTGCAGACataaacattttttaagaaGGTGAAAAATGTAAAGGCACAAGACTGTGCTGCAGGCTTAAGTCAACTACGACTCCCAGTGAGCATTGCGGGAAGAACCCGCAAATCCGCGAATTGCAAATCGTGTGTCAGGTGATAATAGGCCAAAATGGTTAGTAGTTTTAATGTTATAGAATTGTTTTTCTTACAGGTTGCTGATTTAAATAAacaattcaaaataaatatataaaccgGCACGTTTTAATtggttgtattttattttgaagtccgAATTTCACCGCAagtatttcctgtgtgttcGGCGTGTTCAACGTGGTTGGTGGTATTATTGttcactgaggaagaggacagtcagtcagttcacgctcactctttgttgttgttgttgctgctgctgctgctgtagacATGAACTTCAAAATTCGGCCTGCAGCTAAAGATGACTGCAAAGAAATATCGAGAATGATATTGGTGAGACTTTTTCCGGGTTGTTGAAGGAAGCCACAGTAACTCCTGTgtagatgctgcagatgttaaACCTGAACGTCACGTTATGCTACGACTTTAGGAGCTCCGTAGAAATCTGCCAAATGTCAGGCGACACACGTTCACTCATAACCTTTGAAACCCCCCTTTCCTCAGGAGTTGGCGGTTTATGAAAACATGTCCGACCAGGTGAAGATCTCTCATGAAGGTAATTGTACACTGaatgagtgacagaaaaaaaatggcgTATTTGAGAATACGCGGAAAGCTTGCATGTGCTGAGGCTGAATGAcagaaaagttttaaaaagagCCCTTCACTGtcattcatgtttatttattacaGAAGGCTAAAATACCATCCGTCAGGCAGATTATGAAACACTGTTTTATGGCGTGATCTTCTCTTGTGAGGTCATTGACGCAGCTGATGTATCTCTTTCCCTTCACAGCACACATTTAAGTACATTTGAAACAAAGTCACAGTTTAATGCACAGAAACAGGTTTAACTGAATGGGCATATCACCTTTTGCAATGCACAcagttacacctgtgtttttgcttctctgtgtctgtagcATACAAGGTCCAATGTGAGATTAGTTATGATGGAGTAAGCAGCGCAAGACTTTGCAACCAGATGTGTAAACAATAAGAGGAGTCCAGTAATCAGTAACCATAGCCTCAGTGTTGGATCTTGTATATTTGTAAATTCATTCTTACTCTGAATTTGATCCAAACATTTTTAGAATTGGGTTTGTTAAAGGTACCTTGTTGAGTTCTTGACCACTAGTGGCGCTGTAGAGTGTTTTGATGAGCGGGTCCCACATTTGTTTGCATCTCTTGGTCCCACCTGCGTCCTCCCCACACACCTCCAGTACATATATGATGCGGTAGAAACTTCTGCTGACTGAAGAAAGTGCATATCAACAGGTGATGATATGTCACATGGGAATGCAGTGTGCCAATAAATAAAGGATAGAAGAAGAAACATCCAGGACAGAACTTTGCAGAAGTTGGCAAAGCAATGTGACCATGTGCTGGGATTTTAGCGGCTACTAAATAAAAATTTTAATTATTCCTCAAGTGTGTGAAGTATTGATGCTTTTGGCATGTCCTGTCACTCGGGTCCTGATGATTACCAATATCACATCTAAtagaaaaatgtcttgttttacttGTTAGAGCTGGAGCGCGATGGCTTCTGCGAGAATCCGTTCTTTGAATGCCTCATCGCAGAAGTACCCGAGGAGCATAAATCAAAAGACGGTAAAGTGTTGATCGCAGCCTTTTCCATGCTGCTCTTCCTTATCGAGCAGCTCAGCTTTGAACTTATCGGCATCTGGCGGAGATAAGAAGAGGTTTGTGCCGCTGCGCTTCAGATATGCCCATTTAGTAGCCAACAAATCATGATGGCGAGTCAAGTGAGGTCTCATAAATCAGCAGTGTCAGATGTTGTTGATCTCTTCTCTCAGAGAGTGAAATCTAAAGGAAGGTACCATTCAATGAACAGCGACATCACAGCTTCAGTTTCAATTCTCATCTATTTGCTTTAGAAGCAGTAACATGCTGTCATGTTATTAATGCATGAACACGTGtgcagtttttcagttttctggtttttcagactttaaatAAATTCACCATTTCTTTGCTAAACACAAGAGCACTTATTCCACCATATTTGTGgtaatttgtctttttctggTATTCTTCCTGCTTGTCTTTTTGATTGCTTGCTTCCTTTTGTTCTTGTAGGGTTCACAATTGTTGGATACGCCCTTTACTTTTACACTTACAGCACATGGAAGGGGCGGTCAGTGTATCTGGAGGACCTGTATGTGATGCCAGAATTCAGAGGTAAAATGTGTGTTGAATTGTTGTCAACAAAGCCTGAAAAGAAACGTCGTTAGTTGTGTGAATCATCTCATCTTAATGTCGCCTCTGTCTGTAAAAATATGCTCAAACTCATTTATTGATTTCCTCTATAGGGAATGGCATTGGCAAGGGTTTACTGAGCAGTGTCGCTCAGGTAAGAGTGGTTTTCTTGCCCACTAATGTCCAGTTTTCTGGAAAGGTCACATTTGATTGCAGCTTTGAAAATATTGCTGGTCCTTGTGTGAGATCAGCTGTCCTGTGTGTTTCACTAAAAGACTTCTGTTTTCTCAGATAGGGAAAAAGAAGCAGTGTGTACggctgcagctgtctgtgctCGACTGGAATACTCCCTCTCGAGACTTCTACGCTGCTAAAGGAGCTCAGGACCTCACCGTCAGCGAGGGCTGGCACTTTATACGATTTGACGGACAAGACCTGGACAATTTAGTGAATGAAGCACCTAAAGATTAGAAGTTTGCTAAGGGAAACATGTACTTTcctgtgaagaaaaaaatgtagcTGTTTGTCTTCGTCCATAAACTTCACCCCTTTATAAGACAGTGCCAGAATAAGCCCCTGGAGTGTACCCTCTTCAAAATTATCTCCTGATTTAAAGGCGATCATATGAACTAGAAGCTACACATTACTTATGAATATGATTTTAAATACTCTAATTTGTAAAGTACCTTTGgatctttctttccttcccgTAGCTCAATGTGATCTCAATAAATCCAGTCCCAGATGTGTTACCGTATATTTCCACTAGGTGGCACATTTAACTGACTGACATGTTTGCGCCTTGTAATTCTGCATGATCTGTTCCCTGATGAAGACAATCCATATGAGGTACTGTAAAAGTAGTGAGTCAGAGTCAGCTGGCTTGCTGTTTGGTTTTGGAAGGAAGCACTCTCTTGTTTGGTCCACCATTTTTGAGCTCCATATAAAGTGAAAACATACATGATATGATCTGGCATCTCTCTGAGACGAGTGTGCTGTCAAGAAATGTCGTGGTTCAGTGGTCCACATGTTCAGTCCTGTGTCCTGAACACAATCTGTGTGCATTTTCTGCTTTGGTTAAAGGAGTTAAAGGAGAGGATGATGTGCAAACATGCACCGTAACCCTAAACTCCTTCATTTGATcatgtcagctgttttttttttttttaattattattattaatcataCTGAGTCACATTGCTCAGCACCTCTAGTCATCACTCTGTTGGAAATCATAGTCTCTCATTTAGTGCAATCAACCCAAAAAAAAATTGATATTTatttgtgtataaaatgtactaacatccacagaaacacatttaaaatcacCTGCAAGGGAACTGTATGACATCACATTTaaaatatacacatatacacgtgccaaaaaaaaagattaaaatgcacaaaaacgATGTGTTGCCATTTACTTCAGCCCCGTTACTCAAGTGTTCCGCGTCAAGGTGACAGACAAAATCACACAATCCCTGGTCTGCTGTGTAATCACAGTACATCAGGAGCTGCAAGGTAAAATGATGTCATAATAATGAGCTTTCTCACAGCTTTTTTCTTACAATCAAGTAATGCTGTGGCAATCAgactaaaagaaagaaaggtttgCTTATTAAAGGATCAAAATGGTTCTATAATTGAATCCCCACAACATGCTGAACACATTAAATGTGAGTATGTAACATGTTTTTTCTATTCCTGAGACTAAATCTAAATTATAGCAGTAATCAACTCTTGAAATTGCTTTCCGTTAGCACTGTTACAGGTTTCATTATGTTGCAGTTTCTCTCAATGGTACACAGATGCAATTTTCACAGTACATAAAAATTACAAATTCATATGTAGTAAATACGTATGATGAAGGTTCAGATTGGATAAAACCTATAAatccaaatcaaatcaaggTTATTGCTCTGAACTGTACAGTGACCATGAGTCTATAGGTGTTTTCAGCTTTAAATGCCGCCCTCTCATAGGTCAGTCAGGATAATAATCATTGCTCATTTTCTCAAAAGAAATCTCGAGCAGACTCCAAACCGGCTGGCTTTCCCTCCACAGTCCCCTCTCACACATACGCATTTCTTCCGTAGTTGCTTGGGACGGAGTGAGACGTGGCCACAGCTGACAGCACATGTCCTCTGGAGGATGGTTGGTATGGATATGGTCTAAAAGACAAACGGCACGTTTCAGTCTGTGGAAAATGCACCAATTCTACTCTACACAGTGAATCAGTGCCAAACCTCTCAGCAACACATACTCACATTTTTTCATTGGGTGTTGTGAGTTTGCAAGCGCACATCAGGCACGAACCTCCACAGATGGCAAGTATGGCTGAAGACCAGCCGATATACAAGCCCTCTCCAATCTCATACCTGTGGTGCAATAACATTTAACATACATGTTTCCATGTATTAATATGGAATCCACTGTAAACAACAACGTCACATTGTGCCTTTCAGCttttgttcctttgaaagacTGATGCTGACCGTATTGACTTACTTTGTCCCGGGATAAAACTCGTCAAAGAACTGCTGGGTGATGTTGGCTGCATACCAAGATACAGCAATCATGGTGCAAATCCCTGCAAAACATTGTTTACTTTAGACAAGTGACATGTTTTTTCAATGCAAACAACACATAGAGTCACAAGCTGAGATAAAAGGTCAAAACCTTTTCAGGGTTTGAGCAGAGTTTAGTAGAGGTAGTAAAGTGATAATAGGAGTAAAACTGTAAAACCTAATGGGCCTAAAATCATTTCATGCAATGTTATGGGATGATTTATGAGGCCTGTCAAATGAAGCAAAAGCACCCGCTCACAGCTGCACGAATCGCTTTGTCACAAGGCGAGACTACGCCTTTACAACCACTCCTGCAAGTTCTATGTGAATAGATCAccatgtaaataaaataatcattGTAATAATGTTTCACAGCCtttcaaatgaaactgaaatagATGGCAGCAGtatttctttctcctcttcctgcatCACTTTTTGTATTTTACATAGTGTGACCTCTTCTTATAATCCGCACACCTTTAGGAATGGCAGGCTTTTGTGCATCAGGAGGTTTGTTAGAGTAACGATAACCTTTTGAACTGTGGAGATTGGAGGGCTGCATGTTTTGTGTTCCACATAAAGTGAGACTCTTCATCTTAATCAGTTTCTTGAAACACTTGCAGAGACCATATGTCTAATGTTGGACATTTTAAGCCATTCTGAGTCATTTTAAAGTACTTTAGACCGCAGTGACCTCTCTTTTGAACATTTCCTCATCCTTGTTTTGTGGCATTACACCCTTCCTGAAGTCATTACCCTGTAGTAAAAAGAACACTCCTCCAACTGCAGCGATCCTCCCCTTCAGGACGTAGTTTTCGCCTCCTATTTTTGAGCATTGCATTCCTACGAGAGTAGCTGCTAGCCCAAATGTCCCAAACACAATGGCAGCAATCATGAGCGCCCGGGAGGCCTGGATGTACCCTGTGTACAAACACAGATATACACGATTATTTGTAGTAACATgttccatacacacacaaatcagtaTATTttaagcactgaaaaaaatgcaataataataaaatggagCATCACATGTTTCTTATTGtgttgaaaatgaatgtgttatCACAGAGATGACATTCACTGTCAGTGCAGGGGTGAACCCTGGTTGTATGAGCACAGGCAGGACCCTCGAACAGGCTCGACTGACATGGTCAAAAAGCAAAGCCTGTTCAAAACGCACTACACAGAACCCAAAGTATATTCCTCAGTCTCACCAAAAATCCGGGATTTTCCAGAAGATAAATATAGTCATGTGTATCTCTGTAGCTCCAGCTGGATGAAGGGGAGCTCACAGGTTTGATTCCTGACTGATGCGCCAGCCCTTTCAATTCAGTCCCCCACAAATATGTATACATGTGTGAGCGGTGAAGCGTGCTTCTGCCTGTGATGAGACGAGGGCCTGACAAAAACAATCAACACTGCAGCTCGGCGCTTCACTTGTCTGCTCTATCACTTTGGTAAATGTTCGTGTTTGCATTAATTTGAACTGAAACCTGAACAGTTTTGACTAAGGTAGTTAAAAATCAGTTTATAGTTTGGGTTCACTGTGGCTGCCTTTGCTTATCCTCTCTAATTTCATCATATCTTATATTACCCCTCTTTACTACAAAGTCCCGTCTACAGGACATCAATGGCAAAAAAAAGACAGCCATTTCTCCACTGTTGCATTAGGTCCAGTTTAAGACTCATTGTGAATCTTTAAGGTGCAAACTAATTGAGACTgcctccttcacacactgattAACTACAAcgtatttgtttgcttttttttttttttttttaagcgatcatgttttctgtgtgactgtcataataataatctcATTCCTGGTGTGAAAGGATGCATTTAAGTCAGATAAGTAGTCATCAATACTGATAAAACAATTTCTGCATTGGCCACATACCATTAAGTGCGAGCAAAGATGGAAAGTCCCGGCAGTTGTGAACTCCCGTAGAGTCGGTTGCACAGGACATCCATAGGTTTTCATAGATGGTTGATGTGGTAATAACATTACCATCCACTGTGGAGACCTTCCAGTATCGATTTGGAAGGGCGACCCCAACCATCAGCCAGCCCAGAAACCCCAAGAAGAAGGCAAAAGCTTCCACTATCGCATTCATTATTCCCTTCTTTCTTGTGTCCGATCCGTGTAGTtatccagagagagaaacactttATGCAAACGTTGACTCTCCGAGATATCTTCCTGTACAAACGTGTGGATTTGCTGGCCCCAAAGCCTCAGTGTGCCTGACCGATTCCCACCAACATGCGAGCTAAGATGCTACAGAAAACTCCAAATCAATGATTAATTCCAGATAGCCCACTCATGATTTCTCCTATTATCCTCAACCTTTTCAAAGACTCCAAATGTTTGCCCAACTTGACAACAGAGAGGTGAAGTCCAACCTTCCAACCTGCTTACCAACGTCTATAGACTTCAAGCTATTTGTCACCTTTTGACATCTGCTTTGAACACTGTGTCAATAATATCAAACCGTTATTGATGGGATTCAACTCTGGTTTTGGCTCCTCACTTCGCCCTGTGTGCAAGGGACGATGGGAAAGTTCGTGGCATTGAGGGGTGAGGGGTGCATCCCTGCATACCGACCTGCAGGTGACCACGTTTGCTGACCCTCAGATAAACCTGGTCACTTGTCTGACAACTGAGCCCAAAAGACTTCATTAGTTTAACAAATGTAGTTCATTATCTGGCCTTTATCATCACAGTGATGAAGTACCACTGAAGCCTtttggccacacacacacacacacacacacacacacacacacacacacacacacacacacacacacacacacacacacacacacacacacacacacacacacacacacacacacacacacaaaaagtttCACTCGCTctttttcagatgttttaaacCAAAGCACAAGAACAATTTGACTGAAGTGCTTGAAGTCAAACTTTATGCACATTTCTAAAGATATAGTTTTAGTAGTTTTCTACTGGATTACACAGTGTCAACAAGGATGAAGTACTATTTCACAAGAGCTACAACAGCTTGACTTAACTGCTTATTAAATACAGCATGCAGCCATGGCAGTTTTAAATGGGTGTCCAACATGCCCAAAAGACTTCATTAGTTTAACAAATTAAATTCAAAGGATACAGCGGAATAAGAGCACCTTTACATAATGGCAATAAGGTCGGTTAATGAGACTATTTCCTTTTACTAAGACTGTGCACACCTGAAATATATGTAATCAAGTACAATCTCTAGCTCTAAAGTCCTCTTACACGTACAGcctcaacaaaaaaataacatttacaaGCAAACTTTCCAGAGCTTTTGGATTAgactgcacagctgctgctttttgtcaCATCACTGTAGATTACAACAGAGGCATTGCGTTACACTCTGTATGCATATTATCTTTCCTGTTAAGAACGGCCTGTCTGAATATGTATGTATAGTTCGTGGTGATTTACAACCTCTAAGAAGAAACATACGCGCCTCCATCAATCAGAGGAAATAAAGCTGTATTTCTCTTAGTATGACGTCGTACATTAGAATATGCATACTCAGCTGTTACATAAAGCTGAATCATCAGAGAAAAACTGAGTCATAATtcaaaaaatattaaaagaatCTCAAGCAAGTTATTAGTTACTGGTAACactaatattttctttttttcttttttgtcaacagcagataaaaaaaatcaatgactTTTCTGGTATCTTGTCATGTACACCTTAAGGACCACAAACATGCTATTAGACAATTACTACTTCTACTTTTACTTACCTGGGAGAGCAAAAAGGGATGGAAAGTCACGACAGTTATAGATCCCAGTTGAATCACTTGCACAAGACATCCAGAGGTTCTCATAGATTGTGGAGGTTGTAATTACGCTGCCATCTGTGGTGGATTCTTTCCAATACTGATCTTGTAGTGATATGAAAATCATTATCCAGCCTGCAAAACCTAGGAAAAGTGCTATAACCTCAATGATCTCTTTCATCCTGAAAGTAATGTTCTATTAATAATTAGCAAAAGTAATAGATATTGCCTCTGTGAGGAGCTCTATTCGCAACTTCTGTATCTGATATACATTTTGTGAGTGTGAGACCTGactcaggattttttttttcctcgtgcACTCAAACCTGGACTAATTTGACCATTGATTTGTTGCTGTAGCTACATTATAAGTCTGTTATTCCCGCCCAAAATTGATGACATTTCATGTGCCTGGCACGTTACCATAGAAATGTGAGTATacaatagctttttttttttttttttcctcttttgattGGCACTGGAGGTACAGATGATCTCAGGTATCACAGCTTTAAATCCAAAAGCCAGGAGTTAAAAGACACTGAAGCTTCTTTTGGAGACACTTAATATGACAGTAAATTGTATATTTATTCAGTTTAGGTGTTTTAAGAAGCCTCTCAGGAGCACTTAAATGCTGAATGTATGCAGGTTGAAATAAGTCAGTCAGAGGAAGGATTAATGATGTGGTGAATAACGTCTTATCAAATGATGCTCTTATTGCACTGTAGGTTTACTCTGTGGGtatcatttgtctttttttttggttgctcACATCATcttgtcctcctgtctgtgtccCCTTTTGAGGAAATGGTAGCTTGTGATTTTAGGGAGGTCATTTCAAGTTTCATAAGCAAATACTAATGTAGAAATGCTGAATAGAtggcagagcaaacactgtTGATGGGTGATTTATTGAAGGCAGAAAGTGTCTATTTTAGCACTGGTTAAGCATTAACGAGTCTGCAGCGGGACAAAAGATGCGTTGAACCTCTTGCTCTTTGTAAGTCCATTTTTTATACTGGAGCGTATAGATTTAACACTGATGTCTGTTCTTTGGAAACGTTGTGTGTTGACATAGTACAGTGCTGTCACCTAAAAGAAGCTGACCAAAGACCAGGCTGTTCAAACACACCCTTATAATGAACTGGTGCCTCTATACGTTGAGTAGCATATGGaagtgtgcaaaaaaaaaaaaaagcaagattTAGAAGCTCTGATGTGCATAGAGAGCAattttgcattcagtgtttgcagaaACCTCCCAGATACTCTGTGCAGGCGGCCtttaaatgtaaacacagatgtttGCCTCTTGTTTCAGTCGAGCAAGTCTTTGTTTATGAGAAACTTCAAACTCACCATTTACAGTCTCTATCTTATCAAATGCGAATTCTCTTTAGCCGACCACTAATCAGAGGCACAGTTCAAAGTACTGTCATATACTTAACAGTAGTGAACAGACATTCAGACTTTAACTCATAATCTTTCGGCTGTTAATATTTTATTCCATTGCCCTTCAGTCAGCTGAAGTATTTATTTGGTTGCGTACGCGCTGACCTCCCtgcttaaaggaaaagttcGCTCAAAACCAACCTGAAATGGTTTTTTGATTTCAGCCTTTGACACTGACCAGGACCATGAAGCTCACATCAGACTCTTAACCCAGAGCAAATACATGTTTTGTCATGGTCATGATTTTCGTCTTTCAGTGATTCCATCTTAATCTTGACTGTATACTTCAGCAGACAATAGCTGAAGCTGAGTGTCCAGTGGAAAAATGCTGAACTGCTCTAAAGGAATATTACAATTTAATAtaacatttttaacttttaatatCTTAAACTGCTGTGAATCCTCACAAGTATCTGAACTAGAACACAAAGTGAGTCCACCAGCAGCCTCTGGTGTGATGTGACTGACCATGTGACCATGACGCTGCACAACATCAGCAACCAGAACTGCGCTCGTGCACAGAATGACACTGATCGGTAAATGAAAGCAGCTCTTTGGCTGacttttatcatttaaaatatcACGTGACTGCACAAACCTTTGTGCAATTCTCCACTGACCTAAATTTAGACTGTGATTCATGTGTGGGTTCAGTAATGTGCTCTCACTAAAACCTGTTTAAATAATATCATGTTTGAATAACTCTGAACAGTCAGTATTTGTGTACTCTATGTAATAGTTTCGATGAAGTCACTGCTTCAATATGATCTTATCAATCATGGTGAAAGATTGTCactctctgcgtctctgttgaacacacacataaagagagAAGCTTGAAAAAGCTTTGATTTGGACAATTAAGTAGTTGCTGGCCTGGTGTAATGCAACTTTTAATCTGACTGACAGCAATGGTTTGGCATGGCTCTATGAacgtctgtcagtcagtccaccgctggttcagacagaaatatctcaacaatgattttatggattgccatgaaacttTGCACAGACGTTCCTGGTCTCTAGAGGATGAATCCTATGGACTCTGGTTATTGCCTGACTTCTCTTATAGCACCACTGTGAgatgcctgtgtgtttgtataataACAAATATCTGCAAGCAATGACAAttccctcagcctcagctgtacttttatggctgcagactctcacCAGTGTTTTGAAATGTTAAGTTAAAGTTTGAAGTCCCAGATGATAATGTGATGATGTCTGACGTCTTTCAC
This region of Chaetodon trifascialis isolate fChaTrf1 chromosome 16, fChaTrf1.hap1, whole genome shotgun sequence genomic DNA includes:
- the sat2b gene encoding diamine acetyltransferase 2b isoform X2; protein product: MNFKIRPAAKDDCKEISRMILELAVYENMSDQVKISHEELERDGFCENPFFECLIAEVPEEHKSKDGFTIVGYALYFYTYSTWKGRSVYLEDLYVMPEFRGNGIGKGLLSSVAQIGKKKQCVRLQLSVLDWNTPSRDFYAAKGAQDLTVSEGWHFIRFDGQDLDNLVNEAPKD
- the sat2b gene encoding diamine acetyltransferase 2b isoform X1, with amino-acid sequence MNFKIRPAAKDDCKEISRMILELAVYENMSDQVKISHEELERDGFCENPFFECLIAEVPEEHKSKDGFTIVGYALYFYTYSTWKGRSVYLEDLYVMPEFRGNGIGKGLLSSVAQGKRSSVYGCSCLCSTGILPLETSTLLKELRTSPSARAGTLYDLTDKTWTI
- the LOC139344844 gene encoding claudin-15-like, translated to MNAIVEAFAFFLGFLGWLMVGVALPNRYWKVSTVDGNVITTSTIYENLWMSCATDSTGVHNCRDFPSLLALNGYIQASRALMIAAIVFGTFGLAATLVGMQCSKIGGENYVLKGRIAAVGGVFFLLQGICTMIAVSWYAANITQQFFDEFYPGTKYEIGEGLYIGWSSAILAICGGSCLMCACKLTTPNEKIPYPYQPSSRGHVLSAVATSHSVPSNYGRNAYV